A section of the Schistosoma haematobium chromosome ZW, whole genome shotgun sequence genome encodes:
- a CDS encoding hypothetical protein (EggNog:ENOG410V96P~COG:O), producing the protein MPNTCSACPKKFTLPEIGSGICQSCNEFYCSACSSTGPDRTILCNRCRVLQSNQANWDSVMGLNIRDLKWFMRRRNIPFVGLIEKEQFVDAVLSSLGITTRSTNADDHLFPDSTKRNVKLEDLMSEESIENLSVRQIKDLLVYNFVDFTHCVEKAELIARAKQLWRNYKQQQPLIFEAQEAVEFEDCQNAGTSSEKCPVDLNDECGVCMEAPVNCVFLECGHLFSCVDCGRKLTECPLCRQSIVRVVRTFRV; encoded by the exons ATGCCTAACACTTGCTCAGCCTGCCCGAAGAAATTTACTCTTCCAGAAATTGGTTCTGGCATTTGTCAGTCGTgtaatgaattttattgttcAGCCTGTTCTTCAACTGGTCCAG ATCGTACAATTTTATGCAACCGGTGCAGAGTTTTACAGTCAAATCAAGCCAACTGGGATTCAGTAATGGGTCTTAATATCCGTGATTTAAAATGGTTTATGCGACGTCGTAATATACCGTTCGTTGGTCTGATTGAGAAAGAGCAATTTGTGGATGCAGTGCTGAGCAGCCTAGGCATTACCACCCGAAGTACAAATGCTGATGACCATTTG TTTCCAGACTCAACAAAACGTAACGTTAAACTTGAAGACTTGATGTCAGAAGAATCCATTGAAAATCTTTCTGTTCGTCAGATCAAAGATCTTTTAGTCTACAATTTTGTTGACTTCACTCATTGTGTGGAAAAAGCTGAACTTATTGCCAGAGCGAAACAGTTATGGCGCAATTACAAACAGCAACAACCAC TCATATTTGAAGCTCAAGAAGCAGTAGAGTTTGAAGATTGTCAGAATGCTGGAACATCGAGTGAAAAATGTCCAGTTGATTTGAATGATGAATGCGGGGTTTGTATGGAAGCTCCAGTTAATTGTGTCTTTTTAGAATGCGGTCATTTATTTTCTTGTGTTGATTGCGGAAGAAAGCTAACTGAATGCCCACTATGTAGACAAAGCATTGTCCGCGTTGTACGTACATTCCGTGTCtaa
- the SASS6_3 gene encoding Spindle assembly abnormal protein 6 (EggNog:ENOG410V7NN~COG:S~BUSCO:EOG091G0GBB), giving the protein MLDTADEPVSTANSSPKNMDKLKLPFRNYETSSSSEISSDSEPELIERSVIQKPKDPAFLIPPDYTLQSVEDLAADIKVSLLGKISQVFDKYVVIRSINSAVVLNERSVLFLEDGKHLGEVYETFGPVRTPFYLVILSKSFCVPELRNDRISGSRNYTISKSTNYSENLEPQTPIESVTNTQLDNDNSLNDSSSQNPCEIEIPITDNSDAINYEEKIKVNHSLKEISVFYAPDIPELTIPVFYNQLIASNTKGSDASWVGDTEPPPEALEFSDDEREKLYKRALKMKRKSQTPEPTNSTQMLSRPKKHDKRHSKPSFAVKKHQTAFASSVQPVDRACGYSLQQQSCSLRPCLPIQSPNHWNMYPSVQPQWQNPTYGHSTWPSVPSYHPTVQNPYPYVPRNPVPPHPFSYHYALPEEPYQQNSWSPYAPS; this is encoded by the exons ATGTTAGACACTGCAGAT GAACCTGTTTCGACCGCGAATAGTTCTCCCAAAAATATGGACAAACTAAAATTACCATTTAGAAACTATGAAACCTCTTCATCTTCAGAGATTTCGTCTGACAGTGAGCCCGAATTAATTGAAAGATCTGTAATCCAGAAA CCCAAGGATCCAGCCTTTTTAATTCCACCCGACTATACCTTACAGTCAGTGGAAGATTTG GCTGCAGATATAAAAGTTTCGTTACTCGGAAAAATATCTCAAGTTTTTGATAAATACG TTGTCATCCGTTCGATTAATTCGGCAGTTGTACTGAATGAGCGATCTGTGCTTTTTCTGGAAGACGGCAAGCATCTGGGTGAG GTTTATGAAACATTTGGCCCAGTACGTACTCCATTTTATCTGGTGATCCTTTCCAAATCATTTTGTGTACCCGAGTTAAGAAATGATCGGATCTCAGGTTCACGCAATTATACAATTTCAAAATCAACGAACTATTCTGAAAATTTGGAACCTCAAACACCAATTGAATCAGTTACTAATACTCAACTTGATAATGACAATTCACTTAATGATAGCAGCAGTCAGAATCCTTGTGAAATTGAAATACCAATTACTGACAACAGTGATGCTATCAATTATGAAGAAAAGATAAAAGTTAATCATTCATTGAAAGAAATATCCGTGTTCTATGCACCCGATATACCTGAACTCACTATTCCTGTCTTTTACAACCAATTAATTGCTAGTAACACCAAAGGATCAGATGCATCTTGGGTAGGCGATACGGAACCACCTCCTGAG GCACTGGAATTTTCAGACGATGAACGAGAAAAACTGTATAAACGCGCGTTAAAGATGAAACGAAAATCACAGACACCAG AACCAACAAACTCAACCCAAATGTTAAGCCGGCCAAAGAAACATGATAAGCGGCATAGTAAACCATCATTTGCTGTAAAGAAACATCAAACTGCATTTGCGTCGAGCGTTCAACCCGTAGATCGTGCCTGTGGATATTCACTTCAACAACAATCCTGTAGCCTAAGACCTTGCTTGCCCATCCAATCACCAAATCACTGGAATATGTATCCTAGCGTTCAACCTCAATGGCAAAATCCGACTTATGGTCACAGCACCTGGCCTTCCGTACCTTCATACCATCCGACAGTACAGAATCCTTACCCATATGTACCGCGAAACCCAGTGCCGCCACATCCATTTTCATATCATT ATGCTCTCCCTGAAGAACCTTACCAACAGAATTCGTGGTCACCGTATGCTCCATCGTGA
- the SASS6_3 gene encoding Spindle assembly abnormal protein 6, variant 2 (EggNog:ENOG410V7NN~COG:S) codes for MKRKSQTPEPTNSTQMLSRPKKHDKRHSKPSFAVKKHQTAFASSVQPVDRACGYSLQQQSCSLRPCLPIQSPNHWNMYPSVQPQWQNPTYGHSTWPSVPSYHPTVQNPYPYVPRNPVPPHPFSYHYALPEEPYQQNSWSPYAPS; via the exons ATGAAACGAAAATCACAGACACCAG AACCAACAAACTCAACCCAAATGTTAAGCCGGCCAAAGAAACATGATAAGCGGCATAGTAAACCATCATTTGCTGTAAAGAAACATCAAACTGCATTTGCGTCGAGCGTTCAACCCGTAGATCGTGCCTGTGGATATTCACTTCAACAACAATCCTGTAGCCTAAGACCTTGCTTGCCCATCCAATCACCAAATCACTGGAATATGTATCCTAGCGTTCAACCTCAATGGCAAAATCCGACTTATGGTCACAGCACCTGGCCTTCCGTACCTTCATACCATCCGACAGTACAGAATCCTTACCCATATGTACCGCGAAACCCAGTGCCGCCACATCCATTTTCATATCATT ATGCTCTCCCTGAAGAACCTTACCAACAGAATTCGTGGTCACCGTATGCTCCATCGTGA